In the genome of Salinigranum halophilum, the window GGACGACGCGGGGGCCGACGCGCAACGCGAGAGTGGGGCGGCTGTCGACGCGGGCGCGGACGCAGGAGAGCCCGACGACGCGGGCGCGGAAACGGAGGAACCCGACGAGACGGGGGCGGACGCGGAGGAACCCGACGAGACAGGGGCGGACGCAGGAGAGACCGACGAGACCGGGTCAGACGACGACGAAGAGAAGTAACCCCTACTCGGCGGCGTCGGGGGCCGCGTCGCGGAGGAACGCGACGACCTCGTCCGGTGCAGCGTCGAGTCCCCCGCCCTGTGCGAACGGTGGACCACCGCCGCCGCCGCCACCGAACTCGCCAGTCACGCTGTCGACGACGTCACCCGCGTGGACCGTCCCGCCGGACGCGACGACGACGAAGGGGCGGTCACCGTCACCGACAGCGGCGACGACGCCGTCGTCAACGACCCGTTTCGCGACGTCACCAACCGCGTTCGCGTCGGCTCCCGAGACGGTGCCGACCCGCCACGTCGTCCCCGCGCGCTCGACCGCGTCGAACGAACGGAGGTGCTCCGCGAGCCGTTCCGCTTCGAGGTCGGCGAGCGCCGCCGAGAGCTGGGCGTTCTCCGTGCGGAGGGAGGCGACCTCCTCGGGCAGGTCGCCGACGCTGACCCCGAGTTCGCGCGCGGCGTCGAGCGCCGCCCCGTGGACGGCGGCACGGTGGTCGATGCCGGGGTCGCCGACGGCGAACTCGACGCGGGTGAGGCCCTCGCCGGGGTTGGACCGCTCGAGCACCGAGACGGGGCCGATTTCGCGCGTGTTCGAGACGTGCGTCCCGCCGCAGGCAGCGACGTCCCAGCCGTCGATGGTCACGACTCTGACCGAGTCCGAGTCCGCCATCACCCCGCCTTCGGTCTTGGTGTTGAACGCCACGTCCGCTCGCGCGCGGGCGTCCTCGGTGGGAATCTCCGCCCACGAGACGGCGCGCGAGTCCCACACCGCCCGGTTCACGAGGCGCTCCAGTTCGACGAGTACCGCGTCGTCGACGTCCGTCGAGGTGGCGAAGTCGACGCGGACTTTCTCGTCAGTGATGCCGAAGCCGCCGTAGCCGAGGTCGTCGAGAAGTCGCCGACCCGCGCCGTAGAGCGCGTGGCTCGCGGTGTGCGCGCGCATACAGTAGGTCCGAAAGTCGTCGTCGATGCGGGCCTCGACCGTCTCGCCGACGGTTGCGACGGCTTCGGGAGCCGCGGCGAGGGTGTGTTCGACCCGCCCGTCGCGGGCCTGTACGTCGACCACGTCCTCGCCCGCGAGCGTTCCGCGGTCCGCCGGTTGGCCACCCCCTTCGGGGTAGAAGTACGTCCTGTCGAGGACGACGGTCGACCCCTCGACCGCCGTGACGTCGGCCTCGAACGTCCTGACCTCGGGCTCCTGTGGGGCTCGTGAGTACACGTGCGCCGTGGCACGCCTCTGGAGAAAAAAGCTTCCGCCCCCGCGTCGGACGCCGACTCGGCGCGCTCACCGGGGACACCGCACACCGCATCGAACCGCGCTCGGGAACGGTTACTCGTCGACCAGCCGCACGTCGAGGCGCTTCTCCAGCGCCCGGATGACCGACCCGCCGACGCCGGCCCGCGACGCTCGTCCCTGCTCGACGGCGAGCAGGTCGGCCTCCTCGACGTCGAGTTCGGTCGCCAGCTCGGCGAGCTGTAACCCCTCGGCCTGTCGCGCCTCCTCCGCGCGGTCACCGTAGCCGGTGACCAGATACGGGAGGCGGTCCTTCTCGTAGTTCGTCCCCTCCTTCTCCCAGTGGCTCGGGTCGCCCTTCTGCTTGTCGTACAGCCGCGCCGTGCGCTGGGCCGCGCGCTTCTTGCGGTTGCCCTCGAACGCCGAGTCGTCGGTCGCGTCGGTCGCGTCGGTCGAGCTCCCCCCACGTCTCCCACCGGGCTGGTCGCCATGTGGCGCACAGGAGCCGCAGACGAGAAGGTTGGCGCCCGCGACGTTCGCACGTCGCAGGTCGCCGGTCTCCTTTCCGCAGAGCTCGCAGGCGTCACCGGCATCGCCGCCGCCACCCGAGCCTGTCGAGTACTTAGCCATAACTTCCGTACTGGTTCCACCCGTTTAAATTCGCGGACACGGGTCGTCTGGCCGTCTGATGGCCGGACAGTGCCGGTGCTCGTCGTGTAGCGTTCGGAAGGATTGTGCGTGGGTGTTGTCCGCAGAGGGACGACACCTGCATCGTCTGGCGGTCTTGTCGACCACCGGTGCGATGCGTGGGACCGGATTTGAACCGGCGGACCCCTATGGGACAGCGCCCTCAACGCTGCGCCGTTGGCCTGGCTTGGCTACCCACGCTCGCAGTGGCGTGTGCATCACTTCGTATCCTGCCCCTGATTAAATGACTTTCCTTTCGAGACCGGAGTGTCGCGTGTTCTCACGACGTGGGCGGCGGAAGTCCAAACCGTTTTTTCCGCGCCTTCCCTCGTTTCCGACATGGAACTCCGGGCTCGTGCACGCGGTCACGTCCGTGGACTCACCGCACTGCTCACCGTCGTCTCGCTCGTCCTCGTCTTCGGTGCGGCACTCGGTGCCGTCCCGCGGTCGGTCC includes:
- a CDS encoding alanyl-tRNA editing protein, which encodes MYSRAPQEPEVRTFEADVTAVEGSTVVLDRTYFYPEGGGQPADRGTLAGEDVVDVQARDGRVEHTLAAAPEAVATVGETVEARIDDDFRTYCMRAHTASHALYGAGRRLLDDLGYGGFGITDEKVRVDFATSTDVDDAVLVELERLVNRAVWDSRAVSWAEIPTEDARARADVAFNTKTEGGVMADSDSVRVVTIDGWDVAACGGTHVSNTREIGPVSVLERSNPGEGLTRVEFAVGDPGIDHRAAVHGAALDAARELGVSVGDLPEEVASLRTENAQLSAALADLEAERLAEHLRSFDAVERAGTTWRVGTVSGADANAVGDVAKRVVDDGVVAAVGDGDRPFVVVASGGTVHAGDVVDSVTGEFGGGGGGGPPFAQGGGLDAAPDEVVAFLRDAAPDAAE
- a CDS encoding helix-turn-helix domain-containing protein; amino-acid sequence: MAKYSTGSGGGGDAGDACELCGKETGDLRRANVAGANLLVCGSCAPHGDQPGGRRGGSSTDATDATDDSAFEGNRKKRAAQRTARLYDKQKGDPSHWEKEGTNYEKDRLPYLVTGYGDRAEEARQAEGLQLAELATELDVEEADLLAVEQGRASRAGVGGSVIRALEKRLDVRLVDE